From Verrucomicrobiota bacterium JB022, one genomic window encodes:
- a CDS encoding urea carboxylase-associated family protein, whose translation MLTESTYEPAQAVYRHTILAGDRWMHVVRQGQIFRIHDLEGNQAADTLIYDAHHPDDRYSASDTIQRQGKLYLTTGSVLYSNLGHALMTIVADTCGRHDTLGGACSRESNTMRYALDKEHMHACRDSFIRGVQECCEHHLDKRDITCNINFFMNVPVTPDGRLTFADGISAPGRYVELRAERDVYVLISNCPQLNNPCNAYNPTPVEVLIWDGDR comes from the coding sequence ATGTTGACCGAAAGCACTTACGAACCGGCCCAGGCCGTTTATCGTCACACCATTCTTGCGGGTGATCGCTGGATGCACGTCGTGCGTCAGGGCCAGATTTTCCGCATCCACGACCTCGAAGGCAATCAGGCCGCCGACACCCTGATCTACGATGCGCATCACCCGGACGACCGCTACAGCGCCAGCGACACGATCCAGCGGCAGGGCAAGCTCTATCTGACCACCGGCAGCGTGCTCTACTCGAATCTCGGCCATGCCCTGATGACCATTGTGGCCGACACCTGCGGTCGGCACGATACGCTGGGCGGCGCCTGCTCGCGCGAGAGCAATACCATGCGCTACGCCCTTGATAAGGAGCACATGCACGCCTGCCGCGACAGCTTTATCCGCGGGGTGCAGGAATGCTGCGAGCACCACCTCGATAAGCGCGACATCACCTGCAATATCAACTTCTTCATGAACGTGCCGGTGACGCCCGATGGTCGGTTGACCTTCGCCGATGGTATCTCGGCTCCGGGCCGCTACGTGGAGCTACGGGCCGAGCGCGATGTCTACGTGCTCATCTCCAACTGCCCGCAGCTCAACAACCCCTGCAACGCCTACAACCCGACGCCCGTCGAAGTCCTGATCTGGGACGGCGACCGTTAA
- the uca gene encoding urea carboxylase, protein MFNKVLIANRGEIACRIIRTLRQLGVRSVAIYSDADAYAAHVSLADEAVRVGPAPVAESYLNVVAILEAARQTGAQAIHPGYGLLSENAAFAEACEAAGVAFIGPTPEQMRRFGLKHTAREVAQEAEVPLVPGTGVLADVQDALVQAGEIGYPVMLKSSAGGGGIGMRLCRDAKELELAYAAVERLSRNNFNDAALFLEKYLERARHIEVQIFGDGQGRVVTLGERDCSVQRRNQKVIEETPALGITESLRTALAEAARRLGESIGYRSAGTVEFIYDVGSQQFYFLEVNTRLQVEHGVTELVTGVDLVEWMVRLAAGGWEVPAQNSIRPQGHAIQTRIYAEDPLKNFQPSTGELTEAVFPEWTRVDRWVERGTEVSPYYDPMLAKVLVLAGDRAQAITRMQQALAETRLSGVETNLEFTRQIFAQLVFQEGKVHTRFLEGFTYVSRTVDVLAPGTFTTVQDYPGRVGYWDVGVPPSGPMDSLAFRLGNRILGNDKDAAGLEITLTGPTLKFQGATTICLTGAEIEATLDGEPVPHWQAVPVSAGATLALGKVKGTGCRAYLALAGGLDVPAYLGSKATFTLGKFGGHNGRTLQAGDVLHLSEQEQTEAETLPAALQPRYGDTWQVRVLYGPHGAPDFFTEGDIAMFFGTDWEVHYNSARTGVRLIGPKPKWARTDGGEAGLHPSNIHDNAYAIGAIDFTGDMPIILGPDGPSLGGFVCPATIIAADLWKIGQFRPGDKVRFVQVSHTEADRLLEAQERMLVTLQAPAAKATDNTAGDPAIITRLEPTADRRLAVTYRRSGDHAVLVEYGEMVLDLNLRFRVHALMQALQDQPLPGLLEMTPGIRSLQVRYNPLQLKLSALMDHLLALEAGLPSVTEMTLPTRIVHLPLSWDDEQTQLAIRKYDQIVRKNAPWAPSNIEFIRRINGLDSIEEVKDIVFNASYLVLGLGDVYLGAPVATPIDPRHRLVTTKYNPARTWTPENAVGIGGAYMCIYGMEGPGGYQFVGRTVQVWNRQRSTPLFASGQPWLLRFFDQIRFYPVSHDELMQMRADFPHGRFTPKVEETTFDLGDYQRFLRDNAEGIRTFKQHQQASFEAERDRWVRDGQATFEAEDGFTDGLLDDAEALPEGCELLTAQVTGNVWKIAVQPGQRIAAGDPLVVLESMKMEVGCPATQDCEVVEVRCHEGTAVQTGQALAVIRPLATA, encoded by the coding sequence ATGTTCAACAAGGTTCTCATTGCCAACCGGGGCGAAATCGCCTGCCGCATCATCCGCACCCTGCGCCAGCTCGGCGTCCGCTCCGTCGCGATCTATTCCGATGCCGACGCCTACGCGGCCCACGTGAGCCTGGCGGATGAGGCAGTGCGCGTCGGCCCGGCCCCCGTCGCCGAAAGCTACCTCAACGTCGTCGCGATCCTCGAAGCCGCCCGCCAGACCGGAGCCCAGGCGATCCACCCCGGCTACGGGCTGCTGAGCGAGAATGCTGCCTTTGCCGAGGCGTGCGAAGCGGCAGGCGTGGCCTTCATCGGCCCGACGCCCGAGCAGATGCGGCGCTTTGGCCTCAAACATACCGCGCGTGAAGTCGCGCAAGAGGCCGAGGTGCCGCTGGTGCCGGGCACGGGCGTGCTGGCCGACGTGCAGGACGCGCTCGTGCAGGCGGGCGAGATCGGCTACCCCGTGATGCTCAAGAGCAGCGCAGGCGGTGGTGGGATCGGTATGCGCCTTTGCCGCGACGCGAAAGAGCTGGAACTGGCCTACGCCGCCGTCGAACGTCTGTCGCGCAACAACTTCAACGATGCCGCGCTCTTCCTCGAAAAGTATCTGGAGCGCGCCCGCCACATCGAGGTGCAGATCTTTGGCGACGGGCAGGGCAGGGTGGTGACGCTCGGCGAACGCGATTGCTCCGTGCAGCGCCGAAACCAGAAGGTAATCGAAGAGACCCCCGCGCTCGGGATCACGGAAAGCCTGCGCACGGCCTTGGCCGAAGCCGCCCGTCGTCTAGGCGAAAGCATCGGCTACCGCTCGGCGGGCACGGTGGAGTTTATCTACGACGTAGGTTCGCAACAATTCTACTTTCTGGAGGTCAATACGCGCCTGCAGGTCGAGCATGGGGTGACGGAGTTGGTGACGGGCGTCGATCTCGTCGAATGGATGGTCCGCCTCGCCGCCGGTGGCTGGGAAGTCCCCGCTCAGAATTCGATCCGCCCCCAAGGCCATGCGATTCAGACCCGCATCTACGCCGAAGACCCACTGAAGAACTTCCAGCCCAGCACGGGTGAGTTGACCGAAGCCGTGTTCCCCGAATGGACCCGCGTTGACCGTTGGGTCGAGCGCGGCACGGAGGTGAGCCCTTATTACGACCCGATGCTGGCCAAGGTGCTCGTGTTGGCAGGCGACCGCGCCCAAGCTATCACGCGCATGCAACAGGCGCTGGCAGAGACGCGCCTTTCGGGGGTGGAGACGAATCTTGAATTTACTCGCCAGATCTTCGCCCAGCTCGTGTTTCAAGAGGGTAAGGTGCACACGCGCTTTCTCGAAGGCTTTACCTACGTCAGCCGCACGGTGGACGTGTTGGCACCCGGCACTTTCACCACGGTGCAGGACTATCCCGGCCGTGTAGGCTATTGGGATGTGGGCGTGCCGCCATCCGGCCCGATGGACAGCCTGGCGTTCCGCCTTGGCAACCGCATCCTTGGTAACGACAAGGACGCCGCCGGGCTCGAGATCACGCTGACAGGCCCAACCTTGAAGTTCCAGGGCGCGACCACGATTTGCCTCACCGGGGCCGAAATCGAAGCCACGCTCGACGGCGAGCCCGTGCCGCATTGGCAAGCCGTGCCGGTATCGGCCGGTGCCACGCTCGCGCTCGGCAAAGTGAAAGGCACCGGCTGCCGGGCTTACCTCGCCTTGGCGGGCGGGCTGGATGTGCCGGCTTACCTCGGCAGCAAGGCCACCTTCACGCTGGGCAAGTTTGGGGGGCACAATGGTCGCACGCTGCAAGCCGGGGACGTGCTCCACCTCAGCGAGCAGGAGCAGACCGAAGCCGAAACGCTGCCTGCAGCTCTACAGCCTCGCTACGGCGACACTTGGCAGGTGCGCGTGCTCTACGGCCCGCACGGCGCGCCGGACTTCTTTACCGAAGGCGACATCGCGATGTTCTTCGGCACCGATTGGGAGGTGCATTACAACTCGGCCCGCACGGGCGTGCGCCTGATCGGCCCCAAGCCGAAGTGGGCCCGCACCGACGGCGGCGAGGCGGGTCTGCACCCGTCGAACATCCACGACAACGCCTACGCGATCGGCGCCATCGATTTCACCGGCGACATGCCGATCATCCTCGGCCCGGATGGCCCCAGCCTGGGCGGCTTTGTCTGCCCGGCCACAATTATTGCCGCCGACCTCTGGAAAATCGGCCAGTTCCGCCCGGGTGACAAGGTGCGCTTCGTGCAGGTGAGCCATACCGAGGCCGACCGCCTGCTGGAGGCGCAGGAGCGCATGCTCGTGACGCTACAGGCTCCGGCGGCCAAGGCGACCGACAATACAGCCGGCGATCCGGCGATTATCACGCGCTTGGAGCCCACCGCCGACCGTCGTCTGGCCGTGACGTATCGCCGCTCGGGGGACCACGCGGTGTTGGTCGAATACGGCGAAATGGTGCTCGACCTCAACCTGCGCTTCCGGGTCCACGCGCTGATGCAGGCGCTGCAAGATCAGCCCTTGCCCGGCCTGCTGGAGATGACGCCGGGCATCCGCTCGCTGCAGGTGCGCTATAACCCCCTGCAGCTTAAACTCTCGGCGCTCATGGACCACCTGCTGGCGCTCGAAGCGGGTCTGCCTTCGGTCACGGAGATGACGCTGCCAACACGCATCGTGCACCTCCCGCTGTCCTGGGACGACGAGCAGACGCAGCTCGCGATCCGCAAGTACGACCAGATCGTGCGCAAAAACGCGCCCTGGGCGCCCAGCAATATCGAGTTTATCCGCCGCATCAACGGTCTCGATTCGATCGAAGAGGTGAAGGACATCGTCTTTAACGCCAGCTATCTTGTGCTCGGCTTGGGCGACGTCTACCTCGGGGCGCCGGTGGCCACCCCCATCGACCCGCGCCACCGCCTTGTAACGACCAAATACAATCCGGCCCGCACATGGACGCCGGAAAACGCGGTCGGCATCGGCGGTGCCTACATGTGCATCTATGGGATGGAGGGCCCGGGCGGGTATCAATTTGTTGGCCGCACCGTGCAAGTGTGGAACCGCCAGCGCAGCACGCCACTGTTTGCCTCCGGCCAGCCGTGGCTGCTGCGCTTCTTCGACCAGATCCGCTTCTACCCAGTGAGCCACGACGAGCTGATGCAAATGCGTGCTGACTTCCCCCATGGACGCTTTACGCCGAAGGTCGAGGAAACGACGTTCGATCTCGGCGATTACCAACGCTTCCTGCGCGACAACGCCGAAGGCATCCGCACCTTCAAGCAGCACCAGCAGGCTTCGTTCGAGGCCGAACGTGATCGCTGGGTGCGCGACGGGCAGGCGACTTTTGAGGCCGAAGACGGCTTCACCGATGGCTTGCTCGACGACGCCGAAGCGTTGCCCGAAGGCTGCGAGCTGCTTACGGCCCAAGTCACCGGCAACGTCTGGAAGATCGCCGTGCAGCCCGGCCAGCGTATTGCCGCCGGCGACCCGCTCGTCGTGCTCGAATCCATGAAAATGGAGGTGGGCTGCCCCGCGACGCAGGATTGCGAGGTGGTGGAAGTCCGCTGCCACGAAGGCACTGCGGTTCAGACCGGCCAGGCCCTCGCCGTCATCCGCCCGCTTGCCACTGCCTAG
- a CDS encoding ABC transporter ATP-binding protein produces the protein MSDHLDLPDYREQSPEVAARFAALKQRPVKLEVRGLHKRYHSAEGERSVLQDISFNVHRREFISIIGPSGCGKSTLIRILAGLETISGGEVLLEGKAVTGPSRERGMVFQGYTLFPWLTVKKNVMFGLEVSGRSGPSIESEAMDWINLVGLSRFANAYPSQLSGGMKQRVAIARALANQPQILFMDEPFGALDAQTRCQMQAYLLQIWKNVDVTILFVTHDLEEAIYLSDRILVLKANPGEIQEFIEVPVPRPRDVEQFISPTFLATKNRLEHLIHPTQYAGQTPTLPITKLTAAGDEVE, from the coding sequence ATGAGCGACCATCTCGACCTTCCCGACTACCGCGAACAAAGCCCGGAAGTGGCCGCCCGTTTTGCCGCGCTCAAGCAGCGACCGGTCAAGCTGGAGGTGCGCGGCCTGCACAAGCGCTACCACTCCGCCGAGGGTGAACGCAGCGTGCTGCAAGACATCAGCTTCAACGTCCACCGGCGCGAATTCATTTCGATCATCGGCCCCTCGGGCTGCGGCAAATCCACCCTCATCCGCATCCTCGCCGGGCTGGAGACGATCTCCGGCGGCGAAGTCCTGCTCGAAGGCAAGGCCGTGACCGGTCCGAGTCGCGAACGAGGCATGGTCTTCCAGGGCTACACGCTCTTCCCGTGGCTTACGGTGAAAAAGAACGTGATGTTTGGCCTCGAAGTCAGCGGTCGCTCCGGGCCAAGCATCGAAAGCGAGGCGATGGACTGGATCAACCTCGTCGGCCTCTCGCGCTTTGCCAACGCCTACCCGAGCCAGCTCTCCGGTGGCATGAAGCAGCGCGTGGCGATCGCCCGGGCGCTCGCGAACCAGCCGCAAATCCTCTTTATGGACGAGCCTTTCGGCGCTCTCGATGCCCAGACGCGCTGCCAGATGCAGGCCTACCTGCTTCAGATCTGGAAGAACGTCGACGTCACGATCCTGTTCGTCACGCACGATCTGGAAGAGGCGATCTACCTCTCCGACCGCATCCTCGTGCTCAAGGCCAATCCGGGCGAGATCCAGGAGTTCATCGAGGTGCCGGTGCCGCGTCCGCGCGATGTCGAGCAGTTTATCAGCCCGACTTTCCTGGCGACCAAGAACCGGCTGGAGCACCTGATCCACCCGACCCAATACGCCGGGCAGACTCCGACCCTGCCCATCACCAAGCTGACTGCAGCGGGCGACGAAGTAGAATAG
- a CDS encoding urea carboxylase-associated family protein, which translates to MTQLPPIPEGDLLHRETIRGGGMWSKVIGRGKTLRLTDLEGGANVGLLLYNALERHERYNMPDTLKGQHIFYLTAPYCLHSDMGRLLCSITGDSSGWHDTVCGCSDAKLVRQKYGEKTYEEARNDFHRNGRECFLIELAKWGLSEKDLVPNLNLFSKVISDEEGALSFDPTHAKAGAAIDLRCELDVLVVFNTCQHPLDPNPQYAPKPVQLEVFRNAPVVEDDPCRLSRPENGRAFQNTEVYNRLRF; encoded by the coding sequence ATGACTCAACTTCCCCCCATTCCTGAAGGAGACCTGCTACACCGGGAGACGATCCGCGGTGGCGGCATGTGGTCCAAAGTGATCGGGCGCGGCAAGACCCTGCGTCTGACCGACCTCGAAGGCGGCGCCAATGTCGGCCTCCTGCTCTACAATGCGCTGGAGCGGCACGAGCGCTACAACATGCCCGATACGCTGAAGGGGCAGCACATCTTTTACCTCACCGCGCCTTATTGCCTCCACTCCGACATGGGCCGCCTGTTGTGCTCGATCACGGGCGACTCCTCCGGCTGGCACGACACCGTCTGCGGCTGCTCCGACGCTAAGCTGGTCCGCCAGAAGTATGGCGAGAAGACCTATGAGGAGGCCCGCAACGACTTTCACCGCAATGGGCGCGAGTGCTTCCTGATCGAGCTGGCCAAGTGGGGCCTCAGCGAAAAGGACCTCGTGCCCAATCTGAACCTCTTCAGCAAAGTGATCTCAGACGAAGAAGGGGCGCTCAGCTTTGATCCTACCCACGCCAAAGCCGGGGCCGCCATCGACCTGCGTTGCGAGCTGGACGTGCTCGTGGTGTTCAACACCTGTCAGCATCCGCTCGATCCCAACCCGCAGTATGCCCCCAAGCCCGTGCAGCTCGAAGTCTTCCGCAACGCCCCGGTGGTCGAAGACGACCCCTGCCGCCTCTCGCGCCCCGAAAACGGTCGCGCCTTCCAGAACACCGAGGTCTACAACCGCCTGCGCTTCTAG